In a single window of the Helicobacter felis ATCC 49179 genome:
- the ccsA gene encoding cytochrome c biogenesis protein CcsA yields the protein MRLKTLLNFFFASFWTAIPVMITYATACALATFIENDYGTPAAQAVVYRTWWFNALHAYLLILVIGSMIASKALQRKRWASLFFHSALVIIIIGAGITRFFGFEATMHIREDATSNTITTTDTYLNIHIAKQGASPLSFALKSALSPFSKHLPTQTLEVYGKPLRIEPLSVRKMTTQKKDNRALLTLKVSYEGQSQTYQIVGGSGIVSEDVLADFKGVQIAINWGVTTKKLPFALKLKRFELDRYPGSMSPSSYASEVEILDAKGALIKPYRIFMNHVLDYGGYRFFQSSYDRDEKGTILSVNKDPGKMITYIGYAGLILGAIALLLGRNGRFQKLSVFLKAQNITGIFLLGMLALGSAHLRAQEGLIDMHGGKSTPTPLDNMGKASLEKRKTKLLHAAIIKRMKNLKAHSKGQLGLFQQLQIQGFEGRIKPLDTLSMDLIHKITKEDGFKGMDNIQVLLGMMLYPDDYKSIKMIYVATPRLRQILGVPKSQKRVAFIDVFGPHGYKLQNYVEEINQKTPKDRDTFDKDVLHVDERVNLVYMIFSGAILKIFPDKSGNTWLSPADAIKSQDLNLAKEAKHFLRALFVGFDAGVDSNKWEDLHKTLKALATYQQEHSPLYLKPSKVNAEIFLNHSNFFNTLTLPYLLLGLLLLAVVLVATFKNKPPRAWVHWGFYVVILLLALAHTAGLLLRWYVSQHSPWSNAYESMLYISWAAIIAGLILRSNLALCASSFLGGIALFVAHLGFMDPQIGNLVPVLKSYWLNIHVSIITASYGFLGLCFILGILTLLLFIMRSPKRAHVDNTILSLSAINEMGMILGLLMLSVGNFLGGVWANESWGRYWGWDAKETWALISIAVYAVILHLRFLRFEFMPFVFASASVVGFYSILMTYFGVNYYLSGMHSYAAGDPLPIPSFLYFFVAGTILLIAMASRKRQLVMPKI from the coding sequence ATGCGGCTTAAAACACTGCTTAACTTTTTCTTTGCCTCCTTTTGGACGGCAATCCCGGTGATGATCACTTATGCTACCGCCTGCGCGCTAGCGACTTTCATTGAAAATGATTACGGCACTCCAGCCGCCCAAGCGGTGGTCTATCGCACTTGGTGGTTTAATGCTTTGCATGCTTATTTGCTTATTCTTGTGATAGGATCTATGATCGCCTCTAAGGCCTTACAAAGAAAACGATGGGCGAGTTTGTTTTTTCATAGCGCTTTAGTGATCATTATTATAGGTGCGGGTATCACGCGTTTTTTTGGCTTTGAGGCGACCATGCATATTAGAGAGGATGCCACAAGCAACACGATCACCACCACAGACACCTATTTAAATATCCATATTGCCAAACAAGGCGCATCACCTCTAAGTTTCGCGCTCAAAAGCGCGCTTTCGCCCTTTTCTAAACACCTTCCCACCCAAACTTTAGAAGTTTATGGAAAACCTCTGCGTATCGAGCCTTTGAGCGTGCGCAAAATGACCACTCAAAAGAAGGATAACCGCGCGCTTTTAACCCTTAAAGTTAGCTATGAGGGGCAGAGTCAGACTTATCAAATCGTGGGGGGGAGTGGGATTGTGAGCGAGGATGTGTTAGCAGATTTTAAGGGCGTGCAAATTGCTATCAATTGGGGAGTAACCACCAAGAAACTTCCCTTTGCGCTCAAACTCAAACGCTTTGAGTTAGATCGCTATCCCGGGTCCATGAGTCCCTCTTCTTACGCTTCTGAGGTAGAAATTTTAGATGCAAAAGGCGCGCTCATCAAACCCTATCGCATTTTTATGAATCATGTCTTGGATTATGGCGGGTATCGCTTTTTTCAAAGTTCTTACGATCGCGATGAAAAGGGCACGATTCTCTCCGTCAATAAGGACCCGGGCAAAATGATCACCTATATTGGCTATGCGGGCTTGATCTTGGGCGCGATCGCCTTGCTGTTGGGGCGCAATGGGCGTTTCCAAAAACTTTCCGTGTTTCTCAAGGCGCAAAATATCACCGGGATCTTTTTGCTTGGCATGTTAGCTTTAGGAAGTGCGCATCTGCGCGCGCAGGAAGGTCTTATTGACATGCACGGGGGGAAAAGCACGCCCACACCCCTAGACAATATGGGCAAGGCGAGTCTTGAGAAGAGAAAAACAAAACTCTTGCATGCCGCTATTATTAAACGGATGAAAAATCTTAAAGCGCATTCTAAAGGGCAATTAGGATTGTTCCAACAGCTCCAAATTCAAGGTTTTGAGGGGCGGATCAAACCCCTAGACACCTTGAGCATGGACCTCATCCACAAGATCACCAAAGAAGATGGCTTTAAGGGGATGGACAATATTCAAGTGTTGCTAGGCATGATGCTCTATCCGGATGATTATAAGAGTATTAAAATGATCTATGTCGCCACACCCCGCCTGCGCCAAATTCTAGGTGTGCCTAAGAGTCAAAAGCGGGTGGCTTTCATTGATGTTTTTGGTCCGCATGGTTATAAGTTACAAAACTATGTGGAAGAAATCAACCAAAAAACCCCCAAAGATCGCGATACTTTTGATAAAGATGTCTTGCATGTTGATGAACGCGTGAATTTAGTTTATATGATCTTTAGTGGGGCGATTTTAAAAATTTTCCCCGATAAAAGCGGGAATACTTGGCTCTCCCCTGCTGATGCGATCAAAAGCCAAGATTTAAATTTAGCTAAAGAAGCCAAGCATTTTTTGCGCGCGCTTTTTGTGGGCTTTGATGCAGGCGTGGATTCTAACAAGTGGGAGGATTTACACAAGACCCTCAAGGCTCTAGCCACTTACCAACAAGAACACAGCCCTCTCTACCTCAAGCCCTCCAAAGTAAATGCGGAAATCTTTTTAAACCATAGCAATTTTTTTAACACCCTTACTCTGCCCTACTTGCTCTTAGGTTTGCTCTTGCTCGCCGTGGTGTTGGTGGCTACCTTTAAAAACAAGCCTCCGCGCGCGTGGGTGCATTGGGGATTTTATGTTGTGATTTTGTTGCTAGCTTTAGCGCACACAGCAGGGTTATTATTGCGCTGGTATGTAAGCCAACACTCCCCATGGAGTAACGCTTACGAGTCCATGCTCTATATCTCTTGGGCAGCCATTATCGCCGGATTAATTTTGCGCTCCAATCTAGCCCTATGTGCCTCTAGCTTTTTGGGAGGAATCGCGCTCTTTGTGGCGCATTTGGGCTTTATGGACCCCCAAATTGGCAATCTCGTGCCCGTGCTCAAATCCTATTGGCTCAATATCCATGTTTCCATTATCACGGCTAGCTATGGTTTCTTGGGTCTGTGTTTTATTTTGGGAATCTTAACCCTTCTCTTGTTTATCATGAGAAGTCCCAAAAGAGCCCATGTAGATAATACGATCCTCTCTTTGAGCGCGATCAATGAGATGGGGATGATTTTGGGACTTTTAATGTTGAGTGTGGGGAATTTTTTAGGCGGTGTGTGGGCTAACGAGTCTTGGGGGCGGTATTGGGGCTGGGATGCTAAGGAAACTTGGGCGCTCATCTCTATTGCGGTCTATGCGGTGATCTTGCACTTGCGCTTTTTACGCTTTGAGTTCATGCCCTTTGTTTTTGCAAGTGCAAGCGTGGTTGGGTTTTACTCCATTTTAATGACTTATTTTGGGGTGAATTACTATCTCTCTGGCATGCACAGCTATGCCGCTGGCGATCCCCTGCCCATTCCTAGTTTTCTGTATTTCTTTGTGGCGGGCACAATTCTACTCATCGCCATGGCTAGCAGGAAACGCCAATTAGTGATGCCTAAGATATGA
- the aspA gene encoding aspartate ammonia-lyase: MATRKEHDFIGEMEIDDSVYYGIQTMRAVENFNITHDRLLNYPIFIRSFAQVKKAAALANAELGLIDIKIKDAICHACDRIIDGEYQDQFVVDMIQGGAGTSTNMNMNEVIANVALEYLGHKKGEYQYCHPNDHVNRSQSTNDTYPSALKIAIYERLDHMTQVLKMLKDAFAKKAKEFAHVLKMGRTQLQDAVPMTLGQEFETFVSMVEKDIQHILDARNWTRVINLGGTAIGTGINSHPDYKRIVEKKIQEVTGRPFTIAHDLIEASQSTGSYVQVSGALKRVAIKLSKICNDLRLLSSGPRAGLNEINLPRMQPGSSIMPGKVNPVIPEVVNQVCFSVIGNDLAVAMAAEGGQLQLNVFEPVIAYKLFHSFLMLNRAMRTLVEKCINGITANEKICHDYVFNSIGIVTALNPHIGYEKSASIAKEALDTGKSVRDIVLERKLLTQEQLAEIFQPENMVSPHIFKKHKD, from the coding sequence ATGGCAACTAGAAAAGAGCATGATTTTATCGGCGAAATGGAGATTGACGATAGCGTCTATTATGGAATTCAAACCATGCGCGCGGTGGAGAATTTCAATATCACCCATGATAGATTGCTCAATTACCCTATTTTTATCCGCTCCTTTGCGCAAGTCAAAAAAGCAGCCGCTTTAGCCAATGCAGAACTGGGTCTGATTGATATTAAGATTAAAGATGCCATCTGCCACGCATGTGATAGGATCATTGATGGAGAATATCAAGATCAATTCGTAGTGGATATGATTCAAGGCGGGGCGGGCACAAGCACCAACATGAATATGAACGAGGTGATCGCCAATGTCGCGCTAGAATATTTGGGGCATAAAAAGGGCGAATACCAGTATTGCCACCCCAACGATCATGTCAATCGCTCGCAATCCACTAACGACACCTACCCTAGCGCGCTCAAAATTGCTATTTACGAACGCCTAGATCACATGACTCAAGTATTAAAAATGCTCAAGGACGCATTTGCTAAAAAGGCAAAGGAATTTGCCCATGTGCTCAAAATGGGGCGCACCCAACTTCAGGACGCTGTGCCCATGACTTTGGGTCAAGAATTTGAAACTTTTGTTTCTATGGTAGAAAAGGACATCCAGCACATCTTAGATGCGCGCAACTGGACTCGTGTGATCAACTTGGGCGGAACGGCGATTGGCACGGGCATTAACTCCCACCCCGATTATAAGCGCATTGTAGAAAAAAAAATCCAAGAGGTTACAGGCAGACCCTTTACTATTGCCCATGACTTGATTGAGGCAAGCCAGAGTACCGGATCTTATGTGCAAGTGAGTGGCGCGCTCAAACGCGTAGCGATCAAACTCTCTAAAATCTGTAATGACTTGAGGTTACTGAGCTCTGGACCGCGTGCAGGCTTGAATGAAATCAATCTCCCTCGCATGCAACCGGGTAGTTCGATTATGCCCGGCAAGGTCAATCCGGTTATCCCCGAAGTGGTCAATCAGGTTTGTTTTTCGGTGATTGGTAATGACTTAGCCGTAGCGATGGCAGCTGAGGGCGGGCAATTACAACTCAATGTCTTTGAACCCGTGATCGCCTATAAACTCTTCCATTCTTTCTTGATGTTGAATCGCGCGATGCGCACTTTAGTAGAGAAATGCATTAATGGGATCACTGCCAATGAAAAAATCTGCCATGACTATGTCTTTAATAGCATTGGCATTGTAACCGCGCTCAATCCGCATATCGGCTATGAAAAATCCGCCTCCATTGCCAAAGAAGCCCTAGATACTGGCAAGTCCGTGCGCGATATTGTGCTAGAGCGCAAATTGCTCACACAAGAACAACTCGCTGAAATTTTCCAACCAGAAAACATGGTCAGCCCTCACATTTTTAAAAAGCATAAAGACTAA
- the hemH gene encoding ferrochelatase, with translation MLPSSPKEAVVLLNMGGPNHLDEVALFLTNMFNDPYILSINPPKLRKLLASFITKNRLQKSQAIYQRIGGKSPIAALSAKLVAKLNALDPSRHYTYAMRYTPPFARNTFQTLQAEGFERLKLFSMYPQYSTTTTLSSMQDALRALETLNYTPQMARIERFYTHALYNQAILETISNTLVKRPAKDFVLIFSVHGLPTKVVLEGDPYQAECLHHVSLLKRAFVRTSLRFKEVVLAYQSKVGPMKWLEPSTEAMIERYRQHKIIIYPLAFSIDNSETLYELQIQYKFHAMRLGVPEYLVCPCLNDQSSFARAIIDILNTSPAPLNQEFTPQDYNENLSH, from the coding sequence GTGTTGCCCTCTAGTCCCAAAGAAGCTGTTGTTTTATTAAACATGGGCGGGCCTAATCACCTAGATGAGGTCGCGCTTTTTTTGACTAATATGTTCAATGATCCCTATATTCTCTCTATCAATCCTCCTAAATTGCGCAAGCTCTTGGCTAGTTTTATCACTAAAAACCGATTGCAAAAGTCCCAAGCCATTTACCAGCGTATCGGGGGCAAATCTCCTATTGCCGCTTTGAGCGCAAAACTTGTTGCCAAACTCAACGCCCTAGACCCTAGCCGTCATTACACTTATGCCATGCGCTACACCCCTCCTTTTGCCCGCAATACTTTTCAAACTCTGCAGGCTGAGGGTTTTGAACGCCTTAAATTATTTTCTATGTACCCCCAATATTCCACCACAACGACACTCTCTTCTATGCAAGATGCCCTGAGGGCTCTTGAAACTCTCAATTACACACCCCAAATGGCGCGCATTGAGAGGTTTTACACGCATGCCCTCTATAATCAGGCGATTTTAGAAACCATTTCCAACACCCTTGTCAAACGACCCGCCAAAGATTTTGTGCTCATTTTTTCTGTGCATGGTCTGCCTACAAAAGTGGTTTTAGAAGGCGATCCTTACCAAGCGGAATGCTTGCACCATGTCAGTTTGCTCAAACGCGCTTTTGTGCGCACCTCTTTACGCTTTAAAGAGGTTGTATTGGCCTATCAATCCAAAGTGGGGCCCATGAAGTGGCTAGAACCTAGCACGGAAGCTATGATCGAGAGATACCGCCAACATAAAATCATCATTTATCCTCTAGCCTTTAGCATCGATAATTCAGAAACGCTTTATGAACTGCAGATTCAATACAAATTCCACGCCATGCGCTTGGGAGTGCCCGAATACTTGGTGTGTCCTTGCTTAAACGATCAATCCAGTTTCGCACGGGCAATCATTGATATTTTAAACACTTCCCCCGCTCCATTAAACCAAGAATTTACTCCTCAAGATTACAATGAAAATTTATCTCACTAA
- a CDS encoding SoxW family protein, protein MRYVFLMLLSLILGTQVSMAKDDEINEDMISSGTGFSKEAQEEANNLDKQSYAGLEDVFLDTKFITPNGKYMLLVFGKNGCSYCELLKQDIKKHSNLKDFIKAHYSAYYINISYSKMHAFKVGIGKKSKEYKFPTSELAQIYEVNSTPTIVFANPEGKTIYELPGYMPYKQFLAVLEFVGKGLHKGISNDKEFIEKLRDYIRQRTRELNAA, encoded by the coding sequence ATGCGTTATGTGTTTTTAATGTTGCTCAGTTTGATCTTAGGAACTCAGGTGAGCATGGCTAAGGACGATGAGATCAATGAGGATATGATCAGTTCAGGCACGGGCTTTTCTAAAGAAGCCCAAGAAGAGGCGAATAATTTAGACAAACAAAGTTACGCCGGCCTAGAAGATGTGTTTTTAGACACTAAATTTATCACACCTAATGGCAAGTATATGTTGCTTGTCTTTGGTAAAAATGGGTGTTCTTATTGCGAGTTGCTTAAACAGGATATTAAAAAACATAGTAATCTTAAGGATTTTATCAAAGCCCATTACAGTGCTTATTACATCAATATCAGTTATTCTAAAATGCACGCCTTTAAAGTGGGGATAGGCAAAAAAAGCAAGGAATACAAATTCCCCACCTCAGAATTAGCCCAAATCTACGAGGTTAACTCCACTCCCACCATCGTATTTGCCAACCCTGAGGGCAAGACCATTTATGAACTTCCCGGTTACATGCCCTACAAACAATTCTTGGCCGTTTTGGAATTTGTAGGTAAGGGTTTGCACAAAGGAATTAGCAATGACAAAGAGTTTATAGAAAAATTGCGCGATTATATCCGCCAACGCACTAGGGAACTCAATGCGGCTTAA
- a CDS encoding NCS2 family permease, which produces MLAFLARFFQFKERNTSFSVETLAGLTTFVTMAYIAIVNPAILQKAGMDFDGVFVATLLACVVGTLIMGLVANYPIAIAPSMGMNAYFAFVVVLGMGVAWHSALGSVFIASVIFLILSLTGFREALIKSIPTSLKAGITAGIGLFIAFIGMQNAHLVESSSATIITLGNFSQPIAYMSLIGLFITIVLLVNRVRAAIFLGILITAFLAFLLGHLKLPDHLFELPKHIDTTFFKLDLLGALKPDLGAVIFTFFLVMLFDTTATMIGVAQQANLMQGEKFLNAKSALSADAIASAIGALAGTSPTSTYIESGAGVSVGGRTGFTCVVVAFLFACLLFLAPLAKALASVPAITSPALIIVGFMMMSHLSEIDWQDLEEALPAFFVLFWIPISYSITNGVGIGLIIYPLIKICRGKFKQVHPLLYLFGALFAVQFALDARA; this is translated from the coding sequence ATGTTAGCGTTTTTAGCGCGTTTTTTTCAATTTAAAGAGCGCAACACCTCTTTTAGTGTCGAAACCTTAGCAGGTTTGACCACCTTTGTAACGATGGCTTATATTGCCATTGTTAATCCTGCTATTTTGCAAAAAGCGGGCATGGATTTTGATGGGGTGTTTGTGGCCACTTTATTGGCTTGTGTCGTGGGCACTCTGATTATGGGGCTAGTGGCTAATTATCCCATCGCTATCGCTCCTTCTATGGGCATGAACGCCTATTTTGCCTTTGTGGTGGTTCTTGGTATGGGGGTTGCGTGGCATAGCGCATTGGGCAGTGTTTTTATCGCTTCTGTGATTTTTTTAATCCTCTCTTTAACTGGGTTTAGAGAAGCTCTCATTAAATCCATCCCCACCTCTTTAAAGGCCGGTATTACCGCAGGCATTGGACTTTTCATCGCCTTCATTGGCATGCAAAATGCGCATTTGGTCGAGTCTTCTAGTGCGACTATTATCACTTTGGGCAATTTCTCCCAACCCATTGCCTACATGTCGCTCATTGGTCTTTTTATCACCATCGTTTTATTGGTCAATCGTGTCCGCGCGGCCATTTTCTTAGGCATTCTCATCACCGCCTTTTTAGCCTTTTTATTAGGGCATTTAAAACTTCCCGATCATCTCTTTGAATTGCCCAAACATATCGACACCACTTTTTTTAAACTGGATCTTCTAGGCGCGCTCAAGCCCGATTTAGGTGCGGTGATCTTCACTTTCTTTTTAGTGATGCTCTTTGACACGACCGCAACTATGATCGGAGTGGCCCAACAAGCAAATTTAATGCAAGGTGAGAAATTTTTAAACGCCAAAAGCGCGCTTTCTGCCGATGCGATCGCTAGCGCAATAGGGGCGCTTGCAGGCACTTCGCCCACTTCAACCTACATCGAATCGGGGGCGGGGGTGAGTGTTGGGGGGCGCACGGGCTTTACTTGCGTGGTGGTGGCTTTTCTCTTTGCCTGTTTGCTTTTTTTAGCCCCCCTAGCCAAAGCTTTAGCTAGCGTGCCGGCCATCACTTCCCCAGCTCTTATTATTGTAGGTTTTATGATGATGAGCCATTTAAGTGAAATTGATTGGCAGGACTTAGAAGAAGCCTTGCCCGCTTTCTTTGTGCTCTTTTGGATTCCTATTTCTTATAGCATTACTAATGGAGTGGGTATTGGTTTGATTATTTATCCGCTCATTAAAATTTGTCGGGGCAAATTTAAGCAGGTCCACCCCCTGCTCTATCTCTTTGGAGCTTTATTTGCGGTGCAGTTTGCCTTAGACGCGCGCGCTTAA
- a CDS encoding 16S rRNA (uracil(1498)-N(3))-methyltransferase yields MQFSYHPKAGELELIIEGELYRHLYLSRRTSAQTLLALRNLKDNYLYFYQQMEINKKYARLRCVQSQETPQTPLHQTHLLWAIIALKNVEKVLPYLNQMGVCKISFFYADYSQKDQRPEHHLERFEKILIQSSQQCGRSDLMVLEFLENTEQALKTYPKAAVMDLHGTHSSACLQDLQQGVMIGPEGGFSQRERELFELREIYSTPNPLTLTSEGMALLCAGLGSQKGL; encoded by the coding sequence ATGCAATTTAGCTACCACCCTAAGGCAGGTGAGTTGGAATTGATTATAGAGGGGGAACTTTACCGCCATTTGTATTTGAGTCGGCGCACCTCAGCACAAACTCTCTTGGCCCTGCGCAACCTCAAAGACAATTATCTTTATTTTTATCAACAAATGGAAATTAATAAGAAATACGCCCGCCTACGCTGTGTCCAAAGCCAAGAAACTCCCCAAACTCCTTTGCATCAAACCCATCTGCTTTGGGCAATCATCGCGCTTAAGAATGTCGAAAAAGTGTTGCCCTATCTAAACCAAATGGGCGTGTGTAAAATTAGTTTTTTCTATGCTGACTACAGCCAAAAAGACCAAAGGCCTGAGCACCACCTAGAGAGATTTGAAAAGATTTTGATTCAATCTAGCCAGCAATGCGGGCGTAGCGATCTGATGGTTTTAGAATTTTTGGAAAATACAGAACAAGCCCTAAAAACCTACCCTAAAGCCGCTGTCATGGATTTGCACGGCACACATAGTAGTGCTTGTTTGCAAGATTTACAACAAGGGGTGATGATTGGTCCTGAGGGGGGCTTTTCTCAAAGAGAAAGAGAGTTATTTGAACTTAGAGAGATTTACAGCACGCCCAACCCCCTCACCCTCACAAGCGAGGGAATGGCTCTTTTATGCGCAGGGTTGGGAAGTCAAAAGGGACTTTAA